One Mercurialis annua linkage group LG3, ddMerAnnu1.2, whole genome shotgun sequence DNA window includes the following coding sequences:
- the LOC126672913 gene encoding uncharacterized protein LOC126672913: MCQNALIGRIILSKGESPWKLVDLRKKLTDIWRITSNWKLISLGRGYYHVILNSISEKNSVWSNGAIMLKPVILRLQHWSPDFDSSAQKSTNTQIDNATNATEFGHYVRVLIDIDLCSTLLDNLLIETVGKNFFIEVIYENLPLFCTSCSNIGHHPRDCRLNRKQAEHVSIDKPAVQAKIWKQKHQNNEDIPIEHVFKHLQTGICSTPVNSVPELNKETTVEPHKKAEIVSVSENLNKVGKLLTGDSRTVISKEISVHEGTLIPQRWEDLVDSDSSKDTSDNLNANIDKGFETVGFQDWSNNMQEEEYWITVQRKNSEHQKKFKVVTVGEDGGAATRQEEVVVVKKA; encoded by the exons ATGTGTCAGAATGCTCTTATTGGCCGTATAATTCTCTCTAAAGGAGAATCCCCTTGGAAACTTGTAGATCTAAGGAAAAAATTGACAGATATTTGGAGAATTACTTCTAATTGGAAATTGATATCTCTAGGAAGGGGTTATTACCATGtgattttaaattctatttCGGAAAAGAATTCAGTTTGGAGTAATGGTGCTATTATGTTGAAACCGGTGATTCTTCGTCTTCAGCATTGGAGTCCGGATTTTGATTCTTCAGCTCAAAAATCGACAAACACTCAG ATTGACAACGCGACGAATGCCACAGAATTTGGTCATTATGTTAGAGTCTTAATTGACATTGATCTTTGTTCGACTCTTCTAGATAATCTTCTTATAGAAACAGTAGGCAAGAATTTCTTTATTGAAGTGATTTATGAAAATCTTCCACTTTTTTGTACAAGTTGTTCTAATATTGGTCATCACCCCCGAGATTGTCGACTAAATAGAAAGCAGGCTGAGCATGTTTCTATTGATAAACCTGCAGTTCAAGCAAAGATTTGGaaacaaaaacatcaaaataatGAGGATATTCCTATTGAacatgttttcaaacatttacagactGGTATATGTTCCACCCCAGTTAATTCTGTTCCAGAGCTAAACAAGGAGACAACAGTAGAACCACATAAAAAAGCAGAAATTGTCTCTGTAAGTGAAAATTTAAATAAGGTAGGGAAGCTTTTAACTGGTGATTCTAGAACTGTAATATCAAAGGAGATTTCTGTTCATGAAGGTACGTTGATTCCTCAGAGATGGGAAGATTTGGTTGATTCAGATTCTTCAAAGGATACTTCAGATAATTTAAATGCAAATATcgacaaaggttttgaaacagttggTTTTCAGGATTGGTCAAATAATATGCAAGAAGAAGAATACTGGATTACAGTTCAAAGAAAAAATTCGGAACACCAGAAAAAATTTAAG GTGGTCACCGTCGGAGAAGATGGAGGTGCTGCCACCAGACAAGAGGAAGTGGTTGTTGTTAAGAAGGCATAA
- the LOC126672914 gene encoding protein LYK5-like, giving the protein MYFISNFTFISSLIIILFNPINSQQFYDNSNCASESLVHGSKYTCNSNCSTYIVYRAQQDFLTISSVASLFNLTESDLRDANHLKEDDSLSLGREIIIPVSCNCIGGFSQAIFIYNFSGRDSVNEIACGVFEGLVKAQSLVDNNPSLIRGNNNPDRYLVNVPIRCACPDSNQLRVGVKNLVTYPVLEGDRTGLIASKFGISEKTIWDANNLGKYDAIFPQTTLLVPTGGVPDINWNISSVPNNSPGPTEAIRKTDPAGKNSIKLNYSQVFLGAGICVAVISMILTCGILIYNRRKNHPRVFQPLPPRSSPSPDFLQGMSKLKHSLINFSLEEITIATQDFNESSRISARLYRGDIGGNTYLTIQQMDSEEAAQNVIDILTKIKHFNIVRLEGFCNESEPYLVFEYPKNGSLHKCLSNIEMNRQFTWARRIQIAFDLATALHYLHNSTSPPFVHHNINSENILITMNWRAKVSGFGLAKSVGYNDKPVIMASEENRALDDDRYLTSNQVSLKVDVYAFGVVLLELVSGKEFITYGKVLMNSVDLLLDKNLKNSSQFLEKLRNLMDPGLKENYPMGDAICLALLAKSCIEEDPDHRPTMNDVLIALSRIV; this is encoded by the coding sequence ATGTATTTCATTTCCAATTTCACATTTATTTCCTCTCTAATTATCATTCTATTCAATCCCATCAACTCTCAGCAattctacgataattccaacTGTGCCTCAGAATCACTAGTCCATGGCTCCAAATACACTTGCAATTCAAATTGCAGTACTTACATTGTCTACAGAGCTCAACAGGATTTTCTTACAATCTCCTCCGTAGCTTCACTCTTCAACTTAACCGAATCCGACCTTCGGGACGCCAATCATTTGAAAGAAGACGATTCCCTATCGCTCGGACGAGAGATTATAATTCCTGTTAGCTGCAATTGCATTGGTGGATTCTCACAAGCCATCTTCATCTACAATTTCTCTGGCAGAGATTCGGTTAATGAAATTGCCTGTGGTGTTTTTGAAGGGCTGGTGAAAGCTCAAAGCCTAGTTGATAATAATCCAAGTTTAATTAGAGGTAACAATAATCCTGATAGGTATCTGGTGAATGTTCCTATTCGATGCGCATGTCCTGATTCGAATCAGCTAAGAGTTGGTGTGAAAAATCTTGTAACATACCCTGTATTGGAGGGGGATCGTACTGGTTTAATCGCGAGTAAATTTGGAATTTCTGAGAAAACTATTTGGGATGCTAATAATCTCGGAAAATACGATGCCATTTTTCCTCAAACAACTTTGCTCGTGCCGACAGGTGGTGTTCCTGATATAAATTGGAATATTAGTTCTGTGCCCAATAACTCACCAGGTCCTACAGAAGCTATCAGGAAAACTGATCCTGCTGGcaaaaattcaatcaaattgAATTATTCTCAGGTATTTCTTGGAGCAGGCATTTGTGTAGCAGTTATTAGTATGATATTAACTTGTGGGATTCTGATATACAATCGACGAAAGAATCATCCACGGGTTTTCCAACCTTTACCTCCCAGAAGTTCTCCGTCGCCTGATTTTCTCCAGGGTATGTCCAAGTTAAAGCATTCATTAATCAATTTCAGCTTGGAAGAAATCACGATTGCAACACAGGATTTCAATGAAAGCTCGAGGATCAGTGCAAGATTATATCGGGGTGACATCGGTGGCAACACCTATCTAACAATTCAGCAAATGGATTCTGAGGAAGCTGCACAGAATGTCATAGACATACTGacaaaaatcaaacatttcaacaTTGTCAGACTCGAGGGTTTCTGCAACGAGAGTGAGCCTTATCTCGTGTTTGAGTATCCGAAGAACGGAAGCTTACACAAATGCTTGTCAAACATAGAAATGAATAGACAATTCACATGGGCAAGAAGGATACAAATTGCATTTGATCTAGCTACAGCCCTTCATTATCTACATAATTCAACATCACCACCCTTTGTTCATCATAATATAAACAGTGAAAATATACTTATAACTATGAACTGGAGGGCTAAAGTTTCAGGATtcggtttggctaaatctgtcGGTTACAATGACAAACCTGTAATAATGGCAAGTGAAGAGAATCGAGCACTTGATGATGATCGGTACCTTACCAGCAATCAGGTATCTCTCAAGGTTGACGTGTATGCATTCGGAGTTGTTTTACTTGAATTGGTATCAGGAAAAGAGTTTATCACATACGGAAAAGTTCTGATGAATTCAGTGGATTTATTGCTTGataaaaatctcaaaaattcTTCGCAATTTCTAGAGAAGTTGAGAAATTTGATGGATCCAGGTCTGAAAGAGAATTATCCGATGGGAGATGCTATATGTTTAGCCCTATTGGCAAAGAGTTGTATTGAGGAGGATCCTGATCATAGACCTACCATGAATGATGTTCTGATAGCTCTTTCAagaattgtataa
- the LOC126671389 gene encoding probable pectinesterase/pectinesterase inhibitor 51, which yields MAPFLFLSLLLFISSASANVTAPVPPPKAAANATAPVPPPQSAANVTLPPGPPAITAACKATQYPDVCISSLTNSSTPPTATPLQIILSSINVSVTNVKPAQAMIQSIIDAAAGNVTRTLTAGSCSRALDNSTYRMLSVTNNLLPRGKIKDARAWLSAALINQQGCVGGFKKINDTVEVGKTMTFLDHLVSLTSNALSMVLSYDVYGNDTKLWVPPRTERDGFWEPFASGSGGDLNLVNVFPPKEKANVTVCKDGSNGCYKTVQEGVNAAPNNIWGQKFVVYIKEGIYDEIVRVPLEKTNVVFLGDGMGKTVITGALKVGPPGVTTFATATVGVMGDGFMASGITFQNSAGVPTTQAVAFRSDSDFSFVENCEFIGHQDTLYVHSLRQYYKSCRILGNVDFIFGNGAAVFEDCELLVNPRQETPELGESNAVTAQSRTDPAQSTGFVFQNCSINGTEEYMKLYNANPKKHKNYLGRPWQEYSRVVFINCNFGALIHPEGWMPWKDDLGLNTLYYGEFGNSGPGSDVSQRVTWSSRIPSENVNKYSLQNFVQGMNGFQPPIAFQDTVPPALKSSIPNLDKF from the exons ATGGCTCCTTTTCTCTTCTTGTCTCTCCTTCTCTTCATCTCCTCCGCCTCCGCCAATGTTACAGCCCCGGTCCCGCCACCTAAGGCCGCCGCCAATGCTACAGCGCCAGTCCCACCACCTCAGAGCGCCGCCAATGTTACACTCCCACCCGGGCCACCTGCGATCACCGCAGCATGCAAAGCCACCCAGTACCCCGATGTATGCATTTCATCGTTAACAAATTCCAGTACCCCTCCAACTGCAACTCCCTTGCAAATAATCCTGTCCTCCATTAATGTTTCCGTCACCAATGTCAAACCTGCCCAAGCAATGATCCAGTCTATTATAGACGCCGCCGCAGGGAATGTTACCCGCACACTCACTGCTGGAAGCTGTTCCCGAGCGCTCGATAATTCCACGTACCGTATGCTATCAGTAACCAACAATCTTCTGCCGCGTGGGAAAATCAAAGACGCCAGAGCGTGGTTGAGTGCGGCGTTGATTAATCAGCAGGGTTGCGTGGGCGGTTTCAAGAAAATCAACGATACGGTGGAAGTTGGTAAAACGATGACCTTTTTGGACCATCTTGTATCGTTAACTAGTAACGCATTAAGCATGGTTTTGTCTTACGATGTATACGGAAATGATACCAAGCTATGGGTGCCTCCTAGGACCGAGCGTGATGGGTTCTGGGAACCGTTTGCGTCGGGTTCGGGTGGTGATTTGAACTTGGTAAATGTGTTTCCGCCAAAGGAAAAGGCGAATGTGACGGTATGCAAGGACGGAAGCAACGGGTGCTATAAAACAGTGCAGGAGGGCGTCAATGCAGCGCCGAATAATATATGGGGACAAAAGTTTGTGGTGTACATAAAAGAAGGGATATACGATGAAATCGTGAGAGTTCCGTTAGAGAAAACAAATGTTGTATTTTTAGGAGACGGAATGGGAAAAACCGTCATTACAGGTGCATTGAAAGTTGGTCCACCCGGCGTTACTACTTTTGCAACGGCTACAGTTG GAGTAATGGGTGATGGATTCATGGCTAGTGGTATCACATTCCAGAACTCAGCAGGAGTCCCTACAACACAAGCAGTGGCCTTTAGATCAGACAGTGATTTCTCATTCGTTGAGAATTGTGAATTCATAGGCCACCAAGACACTTTATACGTGCATTCACTCCGCCAGTACTACAAATCATGCCGCATCCTGGGCAACGTGGATTTCATTTTTGGAAATGGTGCAGCAGTGTTTGAGGATTGCGAGTTATTAGTCAATCCCAGGCAAGAAACGCCAGAACTTGGTGAAAGCAATGCTGTCACAGCACAAAGCAGAACAGACCCTGCACAATCGACAGGTTTCGTCTTTCAGAACTGTTCGATCAATGGCACTGAAGAATATATGAAACTTTACAATGCTAATCCTAAGAAACATAAGAATTACTTGGGAAGGCCATGGCAGGAGTATTCGAGAGTCGTTTTCATAAATTGTAACTTCGGAGCTCTTATCCATCCCGAAGGGTGGATGCCTTGGAAGGACGACCTCGGACTTAACACACTATATTACGGGGAGTTTGGAAATTCCGGACCGGGATCTGATGTGTCTCAGAGAGTAACATGGAGTAGCCGCATTCCTTCGGagaatgtaaacaaatattcaTTGCAGAATTTCGTTCAAGGAATGAATGGATTCCAACCCCCTATTGCATTTCAAGACACAGTTCCCCCTGCCTTGAAGTCTAGTATTCcaaatttggataaattttaa